From Thermodesulfobacteriota bacterium, a single genomic window includes:
- a CDS encoding lysophospholipid acyltransferase family protein, protein MKRIAAVAYALYRPVLYLIIIINTVVLGTLTILGSYLDPTGNHVHYIGKFWARLNLLFSGVNVRLLNRAAIQPGQSYILMSNHQSHYDVLALIGFMPLQLRWVIKKELRKIPIFGLGCERMGQIFIDRGNPEKAYKSLEAAGEKIRNGASVVFFPEGTRSPDGKLLPFKKGGFAIAFAAGVPILPVTVRGSRTVLPKGTARIRPGTIELVVHNPVPLDGYSPENRDDLMQRVKSAIDSGLSTKSSGNPILTPP, encoded by the coding sequence CGGTGGTGCTGGGCACGCTTACCATCCTCGGCTCCTATTTGGATCCCACGGGCAACCATGTCCATTATATCGGCAAGTTCTGGGCCCGGCTCAATCTTCTGTTCTCCGGCGTAAACGTACGGCTTCTCAACCGCGCTGCTATTCAACCCGGGCAGTCATACATCCTCATGAGCAACCATCAGAGCCATTATGATGTTCTGGCCCTGATCGGGTTCATGCCGCTGCAACTGCGCTGGGTCATTAAAAAAGAACTGCGGAAAATCCCCATCTTCGGACTGGGCTGCGAACGGATGGGCCAGATTTTCATCGACCGCGGCAACCCCGAAAAGGCCTACAAAAGCCTGGAGGCGGCCGGTGAGAAGATCCGCAATGGCGCCTCGGTGGTTTTCTTCCCGGAGGGCACCCGCAGCCCGGACGGCAAACTGCTGCCCTTTAAGAAAGGGGGGTTCGCCATTGCTTTCGCGGCCGGCGTCCCCATCCTCCCGGTCACGGTGCGGGGAAGCCGCACGGTTCTGCCCAAGGGAACCGCCCGGATCAGGCCCGGTACCATCGAACTGGTGGTACACAACCCCGTACCGCTGGACGGCTATTCCCCGGAAAACCGGGATGACCTGATGCAGCGGGTCAAAAGCGCCATCGACTCCGGGTTGTCCACCAAATCCTCGGGCAACCCTATACTGACGCCGCCATAA